In Deltaproteobacteria bacterium, the genomic stretch GAAGGAATCGATAAGCCACTTTGCTTCCAAAGAGGGCATGAATATGGACGGACTTGGTTTCAAACATATAGAACAGATGGTTGAAAAGGGACTGATTAAGGACCCTGGTGATCTCTATTATCTTTCAAAAGAAGACATTCTTACTCTCGATAGATTTGCAGAAAAATCTGCACAGAATATTATCGATTCCATTGAAAAAAGCAGGGAAACAACGTTGTCCCGCTTCATCTATTCTCTGGGGATCAGAAATGTAGGAAGCTATACGGCAAAACTTCTGGCTAAAGAGTTTGCTTCTGTTGAGCCTTTGAAGGAAGCGTCCTGTGAAGAACTGCTGGAAATCAGAGATATTGGTCCTGAAATAGCTGCTGCGGTAAGTGGTTTTTTTGAAGAAGAAAAAAACCTTCTTATGGTAGAAAAACTGTTAAAGGGGGGAATAAGGTTTGAAAAAAAACATTTCTCAGGGAGTGAGAAACTGGCGGGCAAGGTATTCGTTCTTACAGGAACGCTTACTACCTTGAAGCGAGATGAGGCCAAAGCGCTGATTGAAGCGGAAGGGGGAAAGGTTTCAGGGAGCGTCAGCAGCAAAACGGATTATGTCGTTGCCGGGTCGGAGCCCGGATCAAAGCTTGAAAAGGCGCGTGAATTAGAGGTCTCTGTATTAAATGAAGAAGAGCTAAAAAAAATGCTCCACAACCCTTGACATAAATATAACTGTCGCCTATTCTCATTAAAAACAGAAGGCTATTATCTTACGGGCTTGATAACTGTTGACAGGTCTGACCTTTGCTATTACTATTATGGGCTGTTTTTGACACATTACTTTAAATGGAGGATGAAATGTTTAGAAAATATCTGGTAGTTGCTGTCATGGTGCTTCTCTTTCCGGCGGGAGGCTTTGCAGGACAGGTAGGTGGAATGGCGGATCAAATGGGGGGGCAGCTCTTGACAGTGACGGGTTACATCGGACTGATCGACAGGGATATCAAGATGAATCCCGGTGGAGCTGATAATGATTTTACATCCAGGGTTTTTGCGGTCAAGGCAACCTATGGATTAAATAATAAAGTCGATCTTTATGTGACTCTCGGTCTTGCAGATTTGCAGGATATTGCCGGATTTGACGGGTCGCTCGGTACGCTGGCAGGCGGAGGTGTAAAGGTTTTGATCATTGAAGGCGCCAACAGAACGCGACTTACCTTTAACGGTGACGTCAAACGTCTGGTAACGGATGATACCGTTGGCATCGATGATGTTGAAGCTGATTACCGGGAGTACTCAGCTTCGCTTATTATCAGCAAGAAAGCGGGTAACCTCACTCCCTATGGAGGTGTAAAGCTCTCAAAAGTTGACATCGATTTTGATGGGTGGTCGACTTTTAAGGATGCTGAAGAAGAAAAAAGTACAGGCCTTTTTGCCGGTGTTGATTACTTCGTCAATCCCAACGTTTACTTTACCGGTGAGATTCATGTATTTGCAGAGAATACACTTTATGCCGGTGTCGGTTATAATTTCTAGGCAAGATTTTTCATGGCAATAAAAAAGGAGAGCACAAAGGCTCTCCTTTTTTATTGCCAAAGCTTTTGTTTCCCTGCTGCAAGGCACTGAAACCGATGTATGGGCCTTATGAGGTAACACCATTAACAACGTCGGACAACCGCTTACTTACATCCCTCACCGAAGTGGTTACAATATCCAGCTTTTTAGCCTCCCCCCTGTTTCGATTTGCAAGTTCCATGATGGAGTTAAACATATCTGAAATTTCCGTACTTTTTTCGGCAAGATCTCCCGTACCGTTTTCTATGTTTATAACGGTTCCTCTTAATTGCCCCATCATTTCATTGATCTTCCTGGCCCCTTCTACGGATTCGCTTGTTTGAGAGCTGACGGTATCGATCAGTTCCGCCGTATCCTTCAACATGAGGTCGATATCCTTTGCCAGGGCCGACTGAGCTTCAACTGCCAGCGTTGTATTGTGGGCCAGGGTTTTCAGGTTCTCCGATTCTATTTCAACGGTATCGATTCCTGTTGCCTGCCTCTCGATTCGCTCACTGATTAGACGGCTTTCATCGTCAGCTGCCTTGATCGCCTTAGTGACCTCGGTGATCAACTCCTTTGCCTGTATGGCATCGCTGCTTAGTTTTTCGATGCCCTCTATTGTTGGAATGATGAGTTCCCTGGAGCTTGCCAGAAGTTCTTCAACTTCTTCGGCAAGCTGCTGAACCTTTGCAGACATGGCTTCAAAGCCATAACTTTTTCCCGTATCGTCTTTAATATCTTCAACCTTGAGAGACATATTGAGGGCAAGAATCTTGATACTTTCCGTTATTGTTGCGAGAGAGCTTGTTACATCCCTGATCCCCTCGGACGAATTTCTTATTTCTTTAAGTTCACCTGAAATGTGCTCAATCCTTTCCTGCCCTTCAAATGCTCTCGATGTTGCCTTGTCGGCAGCATTTGTAGAAACACGGGCCTTAACCTTGATCTCTTCATTTGTGCTGCCTATGGATTTTAGAGCGACTACCATCTCCTCGATGGCTTTTTCCTGTGCCTTAATATTTTTTTCAACACTGTCAATTTCCGAAATAAAATCTTCTATCCCTTTTCTGGCTTCAGAGGATTGCTGAGAAACGGACATCATTCCCATTGCGATTTCAGCCGATGTTCTTTCAACGAAATTTTTCAAAAAGTCGCTAAAGGCTTTCGATATTTCAGCCTGTTTTTCCACACTCAGCGTAATGCTTCCCTGAATGATGTTGATGATCATATTTTCCAGGTCTTTTGTTGCCGATTGAACAATATCGGTCTGAGAAATAACCCCTTCATTGATTTCTCCCGTAACACTTTCAATATCAGTTGAACTTTCTGATAAATCATCTGAAACCGCTGAAAATGATCGTACGATAGGGTTAGTAACAAAGAACCAGCCAATGCCGAAAAAAGAGAGCGTCATAATAAGAAGGAGCAATTGCAGGCCTTTAAGATAAGTGACTTTTGCTGAAAAGGCCTCTTCATACTGAACGACGGCTATATTCATCTCTTTGAGTAAAACCGTGCTGCTTGTCAAAAGGGTGGTAACATAATTTTTACTTGGCTCGGAAAAATTGATCAGTTTCTCCGTGTTTTCTCTAAAGACACTCCACCGTTCTTCGACTTTTCTAAGCTGTGACAGAATGGCCGCGTTATTCATTGCCTTGAGGCCCAGTTCTTCACTACCATTGATGAGACCCCCGAGGCTTTTGTCAAAAAGCTCTATTGTTTGCAACAGGTCCTTGGCAGAGACTTTCCCTGCTTCCAGGAGAAGGACTTCCTTGGACATCTTCTGGCTAAGCATTCTTTGTCGTCCTGCAAGGTTGATCGTTCTTGCATTTAGCTTCTCCTGTTCCATCATGAAAACGGCGTCATTCATATCATTAAGGAGAAGAAGATTTGTGTCGATAATGGCGTTATAGGCTGCATTTCTTTCATCATTTATATCGGCCAGCTTTGAAAGGGTAAGACGATAATCGGACCAGATACGTTTAACTTTTAAAAGCTGGTTCCTGATATTTTCTTCCTCTGTCGGCGGTATTTCTTTTCCCTCATTACCGGATATGAGCCAGTCAAGAGAGTTTCCAAAAAGATTAGCTGTTTTTATCACTTCATTTTTGGTCGTATTCCCCTTGATCAAAGCCATGACTTCCTTTGCAACTTTCTGGCTGAGCATTCGCTGGCGTCCGGCAATATTAATAACCTTTGCGTCATCTTTCTGCATATTGGTGGTCCAGAAAGTTGATACAATGGTTGCTGCCAGGATGAGCATGAATCCCAGCATCATAATTGCGAACTTTGCGGTGATGCTAAGCTTAAGAAGCGGATTAAATAAAATTTTAATTGCTCTGATCATCTGCACTTCTCCCTTTATTCATATTGTTGTTCTGTTAATAGTAATTTTCAATTTATCTGTCAATTTTTTAAGGTATTAAAATACCGCTAAAAGCAAAATCTCTACCTATGTAATATCTATCAGGTTCCCAACTTTTTGGACTTTTCCTGCTGCATGGGTAAAAAACTTTCCCATGTCTAAAATGGCTGTGACTCTTACCTTGCCGGCCGTTTCCTTTCTGACAAAGCCCGATATATAAGGCGCCTCGTTGTTGGAAGACTGTTTGATTTCCTCTTCCTCAACATATTCAATGCCTTTAATAGAGGAAATGGTCAAACCTGTTGCCAGGTCCTCTTTCTTTTCCTTGCATAGAAGGATGAAGTTCTCATTTTTACTTTCAATATCAAGAAGAAAAGGTGTGTTAAGGACCGAAAGGAGACCTCCTTCATAGGGCAGTATGCCTTTTAATGCCTTTCCACCGTAAAAAAGACTCATTATCCCTTTATCATTATCGAGAACCTCTTTAACGTTCGTGGAAGGTAAGGCAAAAGAACGGTTCTCTATGGAAAATGTAATAATTTTAAGAAGTCCCAAAGGATTTTCTCCTAGCTTGTAAAATTATGAATTTTGGTAATGAGCTCATTGGGCGCTATGGGTTTGGTCTGATAAAATTTTATGTTTTTAAGCTTTTCTGCTCTCTCCTTTTGGTCGTCAGTGAGAGAGGACTCCAGCATTGATGATAAAAAGGCCATCGGTGTATTGTAGCCACTTTGTTCAAGCTCCTGGGCGACGCCGATACCGTCGGTTCTGTCGTCATCGAGGGTAATGTCGAGCAGAATAAAATCAAATGTCGAACTTTTTACAACCTCTATTGCTTCATCCGCCTTTCCTGCAACGGTAACATCAAATGCATTTTTCAATGCATACTTCAATATGTTTTGCATTGATCGCTGGTCATCAAGAACAAGCACCTTTTTCTTTTCATTCATATAAAAAACCTCCTCTAAAAATCTTCTAAGATATACTATCCTCTCTGTATGCGTCTATATTATAGCCCATAAAAAGCTTCATGCCTCCATCAGGCCGGGGATGTTGAGAATCAAAACAAGATTTTTATCCCACATGGCTGCACTGGAAAAAAACCTGTTTTCTGCAAACCTGTCCAGCGGTTTGACGGTAAGTGACCTCCTGTCCAGGGCAGAATCAACGACGAGAGCTATTCTCTTTCCCAGTCCGGAATTTAAAATGACTATGCACTTTTTCCCCTCTTTTTCCCTGCCCCCGAAAATTCTTGCCAGACTGATGATGGGCACGACATGGCCTTCATCCTTAATATCGATAGAGAGCCTGTTTTCATTCATAAAAGTATTTTTGCCTATTTCCTCTTCCGTCATAGTCAGTATACGATCTACAGAAGAGGCGGAAATGCCGATCATGGAACTGCCCTCCCTGACAATGAGGGCATTGACGATTGCCAGCGTTAAAGGAAGGATAAGCCTGAATATTGCGCCCCTGTCTTCCTGGCTTTCTACCATGACGGTACCCTGAACAGAGGTAACGATATTTTTTACCACGTCCATTCCTACACCACGCCCTGAAATTTCATCTGCCATTTCTTTGGTACTGAAGCCCGGCTTAAAAATGAGGTCCATCATCTCTTTATCGGACAGGTTTTCATGGTCTTCTTTTATAAGGCCTGTCTCAATGCCCTGTCTTCTCACGTCATCAATTGATATCCCTCTTCCATTATCAGAAACCTCAATGATGATTTGTCCCCCCTCATGTGAGGCAGCCAGCTTGATAATGCCCGCTCCTTTGCCTTTGCTCTGCCTTTCCTGGGGGCTTTCTATGCCGTGACCGGCTGAATTTCTTACCATATGAAGTAAGGGTTCCTGCAGTTTGTCGGCTATTATTTTGTCAAGACGCACTGATTCCCCTGAAATGACCAGTTCAATTTCTTTATTGAGTTCTTCCGATATATCCCTTACGATTTTCCTGAAACGATTGAAGAGTTCCCCCACGGGAACCATCCTGAGCTGAAGCGCCTGAGACTGGAGTCTTTCCAGTGTTTTCTGCTCAAGCCCTTCAATTTCACTGACCGTATTCATGAGTGATTGCAGGTCTGCCGACTTGACGCGCATGCTCGGTCCGCCGACTTTTGCCGGCAGGTGTCTGCCTGGTTTGGTGAAAGGGGCTTTCCTGTCCATGGAGGTTGTCTTGTTTTCTGCTTCCTTCTCCACCTGGGCTTCAGAAACAGCCTTTTCACTTAAAAGAGCATGAAAAAGTGAACCGAGAGAAGCGTTTTTCATGGCGATTTTATGGGCGCACTCACTATTAACGGGCTTTTTCAGCAGCTCTTCCATTGAATGAAGAAGGTCGGATACAGTCTCGTCTTCATTAAAGGCCCATTTATTAATATCGGAAAGACGCCTTACCATTTTGCCTATTTGAGCCCTGTCGGCTTTGTCTTCTCCGGCGAGACGGGAAATAGTTTCTATCGCTTTGGCAATGGTAATCTTGACGATGTCCTCTTCAGTGGCTCCCCTGACGGATTCAAGGGAGGTTTTTTCTTTATGGACTTCCTCCTCTGGGGGAGCCGGTGCATGGCTTATGCCATGAGGTTCCGGAGGGCCTTGTTCATCTTTAACGGCCATGGATAAAATGGCCTTTTTGATGGACTGGGCAAGCCCATTAAAGTTATTGCGAAGTTTAATGATTTCACCGGGACCCTGCTTCCCGGCCAGGAGGGATTTAAGCTCCCCTATCCGGGCGGCCACAGGGCCGGCATCCTCTGCAAAAGCCCAGCTTGCAGTCTCTTCTATCTTTTGAAGGACCATTGAAAGCGAGTCAAAATCAGGAGAATTTTTTTTAAGGCCTCTGGCAAAAGCCTTTAGGCTCTTTGTCAGTGTTAACTTAATAACGTCTTCCTGGTCCATTTCAGCGGGATTTTCCGATTTTGGCAACAGATGTTTCTTTTCCTGCTCTGATTTGCCGGGTCCAGCCGAAGGGCGAATTCTTTTGTCCTCTGCCCGGGCGCTGTCTTCACCGGCGCTCAGCGGCGCTTCTGGAGGGATGGCTGTACTTTTTAGGCCCACGGCTTTAATTAACCTGTCCATAGAGCTTGCGATAGAGGCGTCAATGACAGGAGTCTCCGTTTCCAGGGGATTAAATATAAGGTCCTCCAGGTAATCTTTAGCTCTCACAAGCAGCCTTAGCGTGTTTTTGTCGGCATTATATATTTTGTTTCTAAGCTCGCCTAAAAAGTTTTCATAGAGATGGGAAAATGTGTTGACATCATTCAGGCCGGCGTATGCAGCCGAGCCCTTTAGCGAATGAATCGCCCTGAAGAGGGCGTTTATGTAATCTATGTTATCAGGTTCGCTGCCAAGGGCGGAAAGGACCTCTTCCGCTTTGGAAAGAAGATCTCCCGCTTCTTCCTTAAATTCTTCAACTGAGTATCCGAATAGAGAGGGATCCATTAATAGGTAACTTTCCCGACTTCATCTACAATATGGCTAACCATATCATCAAGAGAAACAATTTTTGCAATGCCCATACAAGCAATGCTTTCCGGTTTAACTGTATTTAAAGAAGAGTAGGAGTCCTGTGCAAAGACCTTTCCCCCCATTTTTACCATGTCCAGAAATCCGACCTTTCCATCGGGGCCGTCACCGGCCAGGACAAGACCGATTTTTGTCTCAAAGCGCCTGCACTTTATGGCACTCATAAGCATATCATCGACAGGCCTGAAAGACTCCTTTTTATTTTTGTCCCTCTTTCTGAAATTGCTCACATTAAATATCGTATTGTTCGATGCGTCTGTTCCAAAGGTAAGCTCGTTAGAGCCCGGTGAAATGTAAACCGTTCCACGCCGCAAAATAGATCCCTCTTCCGCTGCTTCCACTGAAAGTTCACTGTAGCGATCAAGAAATTCGGCAAAGGATTTTGCATGTTGAAGCGAGTCAAGATCATCGATAACTACCATAATAGCGGCATCGAGAAGTCCCGGAATGGATGGAATAAGCTGCATGAGCGAGTTCAGTCCGCCTACGACGGAAGCTGCGCAGCAAATAATTTTTCTTGTATTTTCAAAAGGTATGTTTCTTTTTTCAGTCACACTTTTTACCTTTATTCGACGGGATTTTCTCAGGTCTACCTGGGAAGCGGCCATCACCGTTTTGGCAATTTTTAGTTGTTGCTCTTTTAATGTCTCCGGGACAACCTGTGATGGCTTGGTAATATAGCCCAATGCTCCCCCCATGAGCGCTTCCAGCGTCTGGGGGGCCATTTCTGTGGTGATGGCACTGATGACTATGACAGGGCAGCGATAGGTATCATCAATGGTTATGTTATAATGGGTCTTTAAAAGGATATCATAGCCCCCGCTCATCATCCAGTAGAGCGTTTTTATGCCGTCCAGGTTCGGCATTTCAAGATCGAGGGTCATTACGTCCGGTTTAAGATGGTGCAGTTTTTTGAGAGCATCTATACCGTCTTCCGCCAGACCGACAACTTCAAAGCAGGGCTCATGGGAAAGCATATTGGAAACAACCTTTCGCCACATGGCCTGATCATCGACAACCAGTATGCGGACTTTTCTTAGTCCTATAATTTCCGATGATAAAAGATGGCTGAATATTTCAACCCTTTTATGGACACCCAGGCCACAATAGTTTAAAACCTTTTCAAGATTTCTCTTGCCGTCGACAAGTTCGAGAAAGATTTTTTCTGTTGCCGAGGTTTCAATGGTTGAAGGATCTTTTTTGATATAAGGTATGAGGCCGAACTTTTCCTCAATGTCTCTCATCTCATCGTTAATGTGGTCCAGCCTCCTCATTCCTTCCATTATTATTTGCTGGTATGAGGCGCTCCAGGAGCCTTTATTTTCAATGTGATTGGTATTTACAAAGCGGAACTTACCCTCCCTGAGGGCAAGCATATGATAAATGGCGTCTTCATCTTCAAGGAAATCGCCTGACTTTGCCCAGACGGCCCTCCCTTTGTCAAAGTGAACTTCACCTTCTTCGTGACCACTTTTGATTACCAGAATACCGGTAGTATTGTTTAGTCCCCACATTTGTATCATATCAACAAGACTCTGCTCGCTGGGACCAAAATAACCTTCGGCCGACATTAATTTCCTCCCTGCTGTTCCGGATTAAATATATTTACTGCCCAGTCTACTTTTTATACATCAATAAGAGGAGTTTTTACAAGTAAAAACTCCTCTATTCCGCCTCTAAACGCCTAAGATTATTGACATAACGAGCCTGCGGTGATAGTTTATGGTCATGAAAATCAATAGCGCTAAATTTATTAAAAGTGCGGTCATGCCCAAAGATTTTCCTGAACTGGATCTGCCGGAGATCGCTTTTGTGGGCCGCTCCAATGTGGGGAAGTCGTCCCTCATCAATAAGCTTCTTAACAGGAAGTCGCTGGCAAAGACGAGTTCTACACCGGGAAAAACACGATTAATCAATTATTTCCTTATTAATGAGGAACTTGTTTTTGTCGATCTTCCGGGGTACGGTTATGCCAAGGTCTCCAAAAAAGAAAGAGAGAGTTGGGGTGTCATGGTAGACCGCTATCTTTCAAAAAGTGCCAATCTTAAAGGCGTCGTCCTCTTGCAGGATATGAGGAGAGAGCGCAGCGAACTGGACAGGGTGATGATGAATATGATCCGGCATTATGCTTTGCCTGTCATTCTTGTTCTTACCAAGGCTGACAAGTTTTCGCGAAACAGGCAGATAGAAAGACTGAAGAAAATAAGTAAAAGCCTGGCTGTTGAGGGTATTAAAGCTATTCCCTTTTCTTCGGTAAGTGGTGATGGAAGGGATGAACTTTGGCATGTCATTGCTGAAGTAACCGCTCAAGCAATGGGTAATGGGGGTGGAGATGAAGTTTGAACATAACTTTAAAATTATCTGGAGGCGATAAATAATGATAGATATACAATTTACCAAGATGCATGGAATAGGGAATGATTTTATACTGATCGATTGTCGTGATAAAGAGATCAGCCGGGCGGGCGTGGTGGCAAAGAGGCTTTGCGACAGGAGGTTCGGCATTGGCGCTGACCAGCTGCTTCTCCTTTTTGATTCCAATATTGCCGACTTCAGAATGGGTATATACAATGCCGATGGCGGTGAAGTGGAGATGTGCGGCAATGGAATACGGGCTTTTGCCAGGTATCTTGTCGATCACGGTTTGACGGAAAAGACGGACCTGGAAATTGAAACCCTTGGCGGGATAATTCGTCCTTCCATCAGAGGGGAACTTGTCGAGGTAAATATGGGCGAGCCTGTTCTTGAGGGAAGAAAAATTCCCGTCAATCTCGATGGGCAGATAATCTCTCACTCCCTCATGATTGATGATGAAAATTTTGAGATTACCTGCGTTTCCATGGGAAATCCCCATTGTGTTATTTTTGTGGATAACGTAGATAATTTTCCTCTCACACACTATGGTCCTCTTCTGGAAAAGCACGAACTTTTTCCAAATAAAATAAATGTCGAGTTCGTTCAGGTGATAAATGACCGTGAGATCAAGATGAGGGTATGGGAGAGAGGGTCAGGGGAAACGCTTGCCTGTGGAACAGGCGCCTGCGCTGCTGCCGTTGCATCCATCCTCAATGAAAAGACGCATAAACGGGTAACCGTTCACCTTGCCGGTGGAGACCTGGATATCCTGTGGGGCGAAGATGATCTT encodes the following:
- a CDS encoding type IV pili methyl-accepting chemotaxis transducer N-terminal domain-containing protein; protein product: MIRAIKILFNPLLKLSITAKFAIMMLGFMLILAATIVSTFWTTNMQKDDAKVINIAGRQRMLSQKVAKEVMALIKGNTTKNEVIKTANLFGNSLDWLISGNEGKEIPPTEEENIRNQLLKVKRIWSDYRLTLSKLADINDERNAAYNAIIDTNLLLLNDMNDAVFMMEQEKLNARTINLAGRQRMLSQKMSKEVLLLEAGKVSAKDLLQTIELFDKSLGGLINGSEELGLKAMNNAAILSQLRKVEERWSVFRENTEKLINFSEPSKNYVTTLLTSSTVLLKEMNIAVVQYEEAFSAKVTYLKGLQLLLLIMTLSFFGIGWFFVTNPIVRSFSAVSDDLSESSTDIESVTGEINEGVISQTDIVQSATKDLENMIINIIQGSITLSVEKQAEISKAFSDFLKNFVERTSAEIAMGMMSVSQQSSEARKGIEDFISEIDSVEKNIKAQEKAIEEMVVALKSIGSTNEEIKVKARVSTNAADKATSRAFEGQERIEHISGELKEIRNSSEGIRDVTSSLATITESIKILALNMSLKVEDIKDDTGKSYGFEAMSAKVQQLAEEVEELLASSRELIIPTIEGIEKLSSDAIQAKELITEVTKAIKAADDESRLISERIERQATGIDTVEIESENLKTLAHNTTLAVEAQSALAKDIDLMLKDTAELIDTVSSQTSESVEGARKINEMMGQLRGTVINIENGTGDLAEKSTEISDMFNSIMELANRNRGEAKKLDIVTTSVRDVSKRLSDVVNGVTS
- a CDS encoding chemotaxis protein CheW, translated to MGLLKIITFSIENRSFALPSTNVKEVLDNDKGIMSLFYGGKALKGILPYEGGLLSVLNTPFLLDIESKNENFILLCKEKKEDLATGLTISSIKGIEYVEEEEIKQSSNNEAPYISGFVRKETAGKVRVTAILDMGKFFTHAAGKVQKVGNLIDIT
- a CDS encoding response regulator, coding for MNEKKKVLVLDDQRSMQNILKYALKNAFDVTVAGKADEAIEVVKSSTFDFILLDITLDDDRTDGIGVAQELEQSGYNTPMAFLSSMLESSLTDDQKERAEKLKNIKFYQTKPIAPNELITKIHNFTS
- a CDS encoding ATP-binding protein, yielding MDPSLFGYSVEEFKEEAGDLLSKAEEVLSALGSEPDNIDYINALFRAIHSLKGSAAYAGLNDVNTFSHLYENFLGELRNKIYNADKNTLRLLVRAKDYLEDLIFNPLETETPVIDASIASSMDRLIKAVGLKSTAIPPEAPLSAGEDSARAEDKRIRPSAGPGKSEQEKKHLLPKSENPAEMDQEDVIKLTLTKSLKAFARGLKKNSPDFDSLSMVLQKIEETASWAFAEDAGPVAARIGELKSLLAGKQGPGEIIKLRNNFNGLAQSIKKAILSMAVKDEQGPPEPHGISHAPAPPEEEVHKEKTSLESVRGATEEDIVKITIAKAIETISRLAGEDKADRAQIGKMVRRLSDINKWAFNEDETVSDLLHSMEELLKKPVNSECAHKIAMKNASLGSLFHALLSEKAVSEAQVEKEAENKTTSMDRKAPFTKPGRHLPAKVGGPSMRVKSADLQSLMNTVSEIEGLEQKTLERLQSQALQLRMVPVGELFNRFRKIVRDISEELNKEIELVISGESVRLDKIIADKLQEPLLHMVRNSAGHGIESPQERQSKGKGAGIIKLAASHEGGQIIIEVSDNGRGISIDDVRRQGIETGLIKEDHENLSDKEMMDLIFKPGFSTKEMADEISGRGVGMDVVKNIVTSVQGTVMVESQEDRGAIFRLILPLTLAIVNALIVREGSSMIGISASSVDRILTMTEEEIGKNTFMNENRLSIDIKDEGHVVPIISLARIFGGREKEGKKCIVILNSGLGKRIALVVDSALDRRSLTVKPLDRFAENRFFSSAAMWDKNLVLILNIPGLMEA
- a CDS encoding response regulator gives rise to the protein MSAEGYFGPSEQSLVDMIQMWGLNNTTGILVIKSGHEEGEVHFDKGRAVWAKSGDFLEDEDAIYHMLALREGKFRFVNTNHIENKGSWSASYQQIIMEGMRRLDHINDEMRDIEEKFGLIPYIKKDPSTIETSATEKIFLELVDGKRNLEKVLNYCGLGVHKRVEIFSHLLSSEIIGLRKVRILVVDDQAMWRKVVSNMLSHEPCFEVVGLAEDGIDALKKLHHLKPDVMTLDLEMPNLDGIKTLYWMMSGGYDILLKTHYNITIDDTYRCPVIVISAITTEMAPQTLEALMGGALGYITKPSQVVPETLKEQQLKIAKTVMAASQVDLRKSRRIKVKSVTEKRNIPFENTRKIICCAASVVGGLNSLMQLIPSIPGLLDAAIMVVIDDLDSLQHAKSFAEFLDRYSELSVEAAEEGSILRRGTVYISPGSNELTFGTDASNNTIFNVSNFRKRDKNKKESFRPVDDMLMSAIKCRRFETKIGLVLAGDGPDGKVGFLDMVKMGGKVFAQDSYSSLNTVKPESIACMGIAKIVSLDDMVSHIVDEVGKVTY
- the yihA gene encoding ribosome biogenesis GTP-binding protein YihA/YsxC; the protein is MKINSAKFIKSAVMPKDFPELDLPEIAFVGRSNVGKSSLINKLLNRKSLAKTSSTPGKTRLINYFLINEELVFVDLPGYGYAKVSKKERESWGVMVDRYLSKSANLKGVVLLQDMRRERSELDRVMMNMIRHYALPVILVLTKADKFSRNRQIERLKKISKSLAVEGIKAIPFSSVSGDGRDELWHVIAEVTAQAMGNGGGDEV
- the dapF gene encoding diaminopimelate epimerase — encoded protein: MQFTKMHGIGNDFILIDCRDKEISRAGVVAKRLCDRRFGIGADQLLLLFDSNIADFRMGIYNADGGEVEMCGNGIRAFARYLVDHGLTEKTDLEIETLGGIIRPSIRGELVEVNMGEPVLEGRKIPVNLDGQIISHSLMIDDENFEITCVSMGNPHCVIFVDNVDNFPLTHYGPLLEKHELFPNKINVEFVQVINDREIKMRVWERGSGETLACGTGACAAAVASILNEKTHKRVTVHLAGGDLDILWGEDDLVYMTGPAEEVFQGTIDI